In Proteus vulgaris, one DNA window encodes the following:
- the lptG gene encoding LPS export ABC transporter permease LptG, translating to MFGVLDRYIGRTILQSILMTLFLLVSLSGIIKFVDQLRKVGQGDFTTLDAGIYAILNILKDVQIFFPMAALLGALLGLGALATRSELVVMQASGFTRLQIAGSVMKTAIPLVLLTVLIGEWGAPQGEQYARNYRAEKIMGNSLVSTNRGMWAKDGNQFIHINRIKSQNEMQGITLYDFNNDRKLEIVRYASSATYDVDKKTWMLKQVEQSDLTDPQKITGKKQVSLEWPTRLTPEKLSVVALDPDALSISGLYQYVKYLKQSGQESANYELNFWKKIFAPISVAVMMLMALSFIFGPLRTVPMGLRVLTGISFGFLFYIVNEVSGRLSLVYGIPAVIAALVPGILFLTLSLWLLMRRNR from the coding sequence ATGTTTGGTGTATTAGATAGATATATCGGGCGTACTATTTTACAGTCGATTTTGATGACACTATTTTTGCTGGTTTCTTTATCTGGCATTATCAAATTTGTCGATCAACTCCGTAAAGTAGGGCAAGGAGATTTCACCACACTTGATGCGGGTATTTATGCGATCTTAAATATCCTTAAAGATGTGCAGATTTTCTTCCCCATGGCTGCGTTACTTGGTGCATTATTAGGACTAGGCGCATTGGCAACTCGTAGTGAGCTGGTGGTCATGCAGGCATCTGGTTTTACACGTTTGCAAATTGCAGGCTCTGTGATGAAAACCGCTATTCCATTAGTACTGTTGACAGTCCTGATTGGCGAATGGGGGGCACCACAAGGTGAACAATATGCACGTAACTATCGCGCTGAAAAAATCATGGGTAACTCTTTAGTTTCCACTAACCGTGGTATGTGGGCTAAAGATGGCAACCAATTTATTCATATCAACCGAATAAAGAGCCAAAATGAGATGCAAGGCATTACACTCTATGATTTTAATAATGATAGAAAACTAGAAATTGTGCGTTATGCATCAAGTGCAACCTATGATGTCGATAAAAAAACGTGGATGTTAAAACAAGTCGAACAGTCAGACTTAACAGATCCACAAAAAATCACAGGCAAAAAACAAGTATCACTTGAATGGCCAACACGATTAACGCCAGAAAAATTGAGCGTTGTGGCCTTAGATCCTGATGCATTATCGATTAGTGGGCTCTATCAATATGTTAAATATCTCAAACAGAGTGGACAGGAATCAGCAAACTATGAGCTGAATTTCTGGAAAAAAATCTTTGCACCAATCTCTGTTGCAGTAATGATGCTGATGGCATTGTCATTTATCTTTGGCCCATTACGTACGGTGCCAATGGGATTAAGAGTTTTAACAGGTATCTCTTTTGGTTTTCTGTTCTATATTGTCAATGAAGTTTCAGGACGATTAAGTCTGGTTTATGGCATACCTGCTGTGATTGCAGCATTAGTACCAGGAATATTATTCCTAACATTAAGTTTATGGCTATTGATGAGGCGTAATCGTTAG